From the genome of Kryptolebias marmoratus isolate JLee-2015 linkage group LG19, ASM164957v2, whole genome shotgun sequence, one region includes:
- the LOC108242425 gene encoding dihydrolipoyllysine-residue succinyltransferase component of 2-oxoglutarate dehydrogenase complex, mitochondrial, with product MLSRTPYVYRTLGRSVSAASQACNVVIRQNLPRHSHRKHQPCQPQLSLNAHHVRFLKTSAAHRDEVVTVKTPAFAESVTEGDVRWEKAVGDSVTEDEVVCEIETDKTSVQVPAPAAGVVEELLVPDGGKVEAGTPLFKLRKGAAAAAKAAPSPAVEAAAPDAAPPPAPPQPSTPPAAATPAPAAKPPPAASAPPAASAPPAPSAAGVRGENRVKMNRMRLRIAQRLKEAQNTCAMLTTFNEVDMGNIQEMRKLHKEAFLKKHDVKLGFMSAFIKAAAVALTDQPAVNAVIDDTTKEIIYRDYVDISVAVATPKGLVVPVIRNVETMNFADIEKAINALGEKARKNELTVEDMDGGTFTISNGGVFGSLFGTPIINPPQSAILGMHGIFDRPVVVSGKVEVRPMMFVALTYDHRLVDGREAVTFLRKIKAAVEDPRTLLLDM from the exons ATGTTGTCGCGGACCCCGTACGTGTACCGCACGCTTGGTCGCTCCGTGTCAGCGGCGAGCCAG GCCTGTAACGTGGTAATCCGACAAAATTTGCCTC gtCACTCCCACAGGAAACATCAGCC ATGTCAGCCGCAGTTGTCGTTAAATGCGCACCATGTCCGATTCTTGAAGACGTCTGCTGCTCACA GGGACGAGGTGGTCACGGTCAAAACCCCTGCGTTCGCAGAATCGGTCACAGAGGGCGACGTGAGGTGGGAGAAAG CGGTGGGCGACTCGGTCACTGAAGACGAAGTGGTGTGTGAAATCGAGACTGATAAG ACGTCAGTACAAGTCCCAGCCCCAGCAGCCGGTGTCGTTGAAGAGCTGCTGGTTCCCGATGGAGGGAAGGTAGAAGCAGGAACGCCACTTTTCAAGCTACGCAAAGGAG ctgctgctgctgccaagGCTGCTCCGTCCCCAGCTGTGGAGGCAGCTGCTCCAGACGCTGCACCTCCTCCAGCACCTCCTCAACCTTCAACACCTCCTGCTGCAGCCACACCTG CTCCTGCTGCGAAGCCCccacctgcagcttcagcaccacctgcagcttcagcaccacctgctccttcagcagcaggagtCAGAGGAGAAAACAGG gTGAAAATGAACCGTATGAGGTTGAGGATTGCTCAAAGACTCAAAGAGGCTCAGAACACCTGCGCCATGCTGACCACTTTTAACGAGGTGGACATGGG TAACATCCAGGAAATGAGGAAACTCCACAAGGAGGCCTTTTTGAAGAAGCACGACGTCAAACTTGGTTTTATGTCGGCTTTCATCAAAGCTGCTGCGGTCGCTCTGACTGATCAACCTGCGGTCAATGCTG TTATTGACGACACAACCAAAGAGATCATCTATAGAGACTATGTAGACATCAGCGTTGCCGTGGCGACTCCAAAG GGTCTTGTTGTTCCGGTGATAAGGAACGTGGAGACCATGAACTTCGCTGACATCGAGAAAGCCATTAATGCGCTGGGAGAAAAG GCTCGTAAAAATGAGCTCACCGTCGAAGACATGGACGGAGGCACGTTCACCATTAGCAACGGCGGCGTGTTCGGCTCCTTGTTCGGCACACCGATCATCAACCCCCCGCAGTCGGCCATTCTGGGCATGCACGGCATCTTTGACAGACCCGTGGTTGTCAGTGGCAAG GTCGAGGTCCGACCCATGATGTTCGTGGCGTTGACCTACGACCACCGGCTCGTCGACGGCAGGGAAGCGGTGACCTTCCTGCGGAAGATCAAAGCGGCGGTGGAGGATCCGCGAACGCTGCTCCTGGACATGTGA
- the LOC108242450 gene encoding prospero homeobox protein 2-like — protein sequence MTQSLWSKAAFSSSGICLDGCTADPSPLNLDASGGSVPANEVSRDTRGLLDRPLYSTGNAGSRSTCPSQFELDPSRESGAAHLARIPPPGSYDHHGWSMKSGHRAKRARVENIIKGMTCTDVTSHFNQTDCMQEDGGIQELLHQTRRERIGSVSPGQNQATRKEPESQHRCLSHTEGETDRRWADSPEASPNDAFPDSCTEFESRKSQGWKKVELMNYFQSKPDRIKLMADILKYELSRAVSRSVDSIFKSVPLLQTPPRDAENPETGVPLQAAVHRENRLGFPCCGAAEIPDVQTEALSLVIQKPGLERPDSFVLEPRSAAPKSSSSLCHESALHGEGSLERSRSTEHRLALRCWRDGGSEAGRSKQDARWNPFKVKSKVNSAPGRSPERHAGPMDPVLLGSLSLPHVKLEADNLEKNNLYMLNECLTTNHLKKAKLMFFYTRYPSSLVLRMCFHDVQFTRCITSQLIKWFSNFREFYYIQMEKFARNALAEGVADVRDLTVDRESELFRALNTHYNKANDFQVPERFLEVAEITLREFYVAISLGKDHDPSWKKAIYKVICKLDSDVPAEFKRHYSG from the exons ATGACTCAAAGTCTTTGGAGCAAAGCTGCATTTTCTTCAAGTGGAATTTGCCTTGACGGCTGCACAGCAGACCCTTCACCGTTGAATCTAGATGCATCAGGTGGTTCTGTACCTGCAAACGAGGTCAGCAGGGATACGAGGGGGCTGCTGGATAGACCCCTTTATAGCACTGGAAATGCTGGCTCAAGATCAACGTGTCCCAGCCAGTTTGAGCTCGACCCATCCAGAGAAAGCGGCGCCGCACATTTAGCCAGAATACCTCCACCCGGTTCTTACGATCACCACGGCTGGAGCATGAAGAGCGGCCACCGAGCCAAGCGTGCCAGAGTGGAAAACATCATCAAGGGCATGACCTGCACGGACGTGACAAGTCACTTCAATCAGACGGACTGTATGCAGGAAGACGGAGGAATTCAAGAACTTTTACACCAGACACGCAGGGAACGAATTGGATCTGTAAgcccgggtcagaaccaggcgACGAGAAAAGAGCCTGAGAGCCAACATCGGTGCCTCAGTCACACGGAGGGAGAAACTGATAGGAGATGGGCCGATTCTCCCGAAGCTTCTCCAAATGACGCGTTTCCCGATTCCTGCACCGagtttgaaagcagaaaaagtcaAGGGTGGAAGAAGGTGGAGCTGATGAACTACTTCCAGTCCAAACCAGATCGAATAAAGCTGATGGCCGACATTTTGAAGTACGAGCTGTCCAGAGCTGTGAGCAGGAGCGTTGACTCCATCTTTAAAAGCGTGCCACTTTTACAGACACCGCCGAGGGACGCCGAAAACCCCGAAACCGGCGTGCCACTTCAGGCAGCAGTGCATAGGGAGAACAGGTTAGGATTTCCTTGTTGTGGGGCGGCAGAGATCCCAGATGTCCAGACGGAAGCTCTGTCCCTGGTGATCCAGAAACCTGGGCTGGAACGACCCGACAGCTTCGTCCTCGAGCCTCGCTCCGCGGCTCCGAAGTCCTCGTCCTCCCTCTGCCACGAGTCTGCTCTGCACGGGGAGGGAAGCTTGGAGCGAAGTCGCAGCACAGAGCATCGACTCGCTCTCCGATGCTGGCGGGACGGAGGCTCTGAAGCCGGCCGGTCGAAGCAGGACGCACGCTGGAATCCGTTTAAAGTCAAATCAAAGGTCAACTCTGCACCTGGGAGGAGCCCAGAGAGGCACGCCGGGCCGATGGATCCAGTGCTTTTGGGAAGCCTGAGTCTCCCGCATGTGAAGCTCGAAGCCGACAACCTGGAGAAAAACAATCTGTACATGCTGAAC GAGTGTCTGACCACGAACCACCTGAAGAAAGCAAAGCTGATGTTCTTCTACACTCGCTACCCGAGCTCCCTGGTGCTGAGGATGTGTTTCCATGATGTGCAG tTTACGCGCTGCATCACCTCCCAGCTCATCAAGTGGTTCAGCAACTTCAGGGAGTTCTACTACATCCAGATGGAGAAGTTCGCCCGAAACGCTTTGGCGGAAGGGGTGGCAGACGTGAGGGACCTGACCGTAGACAGAGAATCAGAACTGTTCAGAGCTCTCAACACGCACTACAACAAAGCCAATGACTTCCAG GTCCCCGAGAGATTCCTGGAAGTGGCTGAGATTACACTGAGAGAGTTTTACGTCGCGATTTCGCTGGGCAAAGATCACGATCCGTCCTGGAAGAAAGCGATCTACAAGGTGATCTGCAAGCTGGACAGCGACGTGCCAGCTGAGTTTAAGAGGCATTACTCTGGATAA